In Chloracidobacterium sp., the following proteins share a genomic window:
- a CDS encoding homocysteine S-methyltransferase family protein, translated as MSKFLDLLKEKVVVFDGAMGTYLQSLDLSIDEWGGPAFENCSENLLYTRPDAIREVHTAFLDVGCDVIETNSFGGSEVVLTEFGIAEKTFDVNFRAAELAKRIASDYSTTDKPRFVAGSIGPGTKLPTLGHITYRDLKKAYVEQVRGLVEGGSDLLIVETCQDLLQTKAALAAIFEHFEKMRSRIPVIAQVTIEVFGTMLNGTEIGAALTALEPFPVDVIGMNCGTGPKHMTDSFRFLCENSPLPVSVLPNAGLPEVKDGQQHYDETPESFSAQVEHFARDFGANIVGGCCGTTPEHLRQVVERVGSLSPKQRDAKLAPSASSIYFQQPYTQDASFLIVGERVNASGSKKMRDLLDAEDWDGLVNLAKSQEKEGAHILDVNVDFVGRDGVADMHELAFRLATNVKIPMMFDSTEWEKMEAGLEHAGGKSILNSTNYEDGEPRFLKVLSLAKEYGASVVIGLIDEEGMARTAEKKLKIARRAYEQATGGARTLLSATGDASSTVPASASTLPEEPAMQTRVSALPPHDIFFDPLALPISTGIEEDRSNAAETIAAIKAIRAEMADANIILGVSNISFGLSPAARVVLNSVFLHDCVEAGMNSAIVNASKILPLIRFSELEIETARDLIYDRRKFEGDVCTYDPLVEFTKLFEGKTAQSIKPDITDLPVEERLKHHIIDGEKIGLEDSLKEAQEKYPPLDIINNILLDGMKTVGDLFGSGQMQLPFVLQSAEAMKAAVKFLEPFMDRVEGVEKGTLVLATVKGDVHDIGKNLVDIILTNNGYKVVNLGIKQPIDDILRSAEETKCDAIGMSGLLVKSTLIMRDNLELMNERSINVPVILGGAALNRRYVDNDLIPLYKGKLFYARDAFDGLHAMDELTQSAPPAVVGGLSRAVGAAANVEADVQLPAPAGGSDLEDLVGEDAKLGAVAARVSSRSTGDTTHTTRSDVSAEVAIPKAPFYGSKVVEIKDLTKVFAFVNETALFKGQWQFKQGKKTPDEYKQILVETVYPKFAEIKAAVIRDKLLEAKVVYGYFPCRSEGNDLIIYQEDEKTERLRFTFPRQPIEQRGGKNLCLADYIRSAEHEENVAGGTGDADKSVRTPIDVVAFQLVTMGRKASEHSAKLFKADNYQDYLLFHGLSVESAEALAELWHKRIREELGIADKDAADLSKLFHQGYQGSRFSFGYPACPNIEDQTKLFELLRPERIDVGLTDVFMLEPEQSTSAIIVHHPEAKYFNIQ; from the coding sequence ATGAGCAAGTTTCTCGATCTGCTGAAAGAAAAAGTCGTTGTCTTCGACGGCGCTATGGGAACGTATCTGCAGTCGCTCGATCTGTCGATCGATGAATGGGGCGGGCCGGCGTTTGAGAATTGCTCGGAGAATTTGCTCTACACACGGCCTGACGCGATCCGTGAGGTACACACAGCGTTTCTTGATGTCGGATGCGACGTGATCGAGACGAACAGCTTCGGCGGCAGCGAGGTCGTTCTGACTGAGTTTGGTATCGCAGAGAAGACATTCGACGTTAACTTCAGGGCGGCAGAACTCGCTAAACGTATCGCAAGCGATTATTCAACAACGGACAAGCCGCGGTTCGTTGCCGGTTCCATCGGGCCGGGAACAAAGCTGCCGACGCTTGGACACATCACATACCGCGACTTGAAGAAAGCATACGTCGAGCAGGTGCGTGGGCTCGTCGAAGGCGGGAGCGATCTGTTGATCGTCGAGACGTGTCAGGACCTGCTGCAGACGAAAGCGGCTCTCGCAGCGATCTTTGAGCATTTTGAGAAAATGAGATCGCGAATTCCGGTAATCGCGCAGGTGACGATCGAGGTTTTCGGCACAATGCTCAACGGTACCGAGATCGGGGCGGCGTTGACGGCGCTCGAACCGTTTCCGGTCGACGTGATCGGGATGAACTGCGGCACCGGGCCGAAGCACATGACGGACAGTTTCCGGTTTCTGTGTGAGAATTCACCGCTGCCAGTAAGCGTGCTGCCAAACGCCGGCCTGCCTGAGGTCAAGGACGGCCAGCAGCATTACGACGAGACGCCGGAAAGTTTTTCGGCGCAGGTCGAGCATTTTGCAAGAGATTTCGGCGCGAACATCGTCGGCGGCTGCTGCGGGACGACGCCTGAGCATCTTCGCCAGGTTGTCGAGCGCGTGGGCAGCCTGTCGCCGAAACAGCGCGACGCGAAGCTCGCGCCGTCCGCATCGTCCATTTATTTCCAACAGCCATACACGCAGGACGCGTCGTTCCTGATCGTCGGCGAACGCGTAAACGCATCGGGCTCAAAGAAGATGCGTGACCTGCTCGATGCTGAGGATTGGGACGGCCTCGTCAATCTCGCCAAGTCTCAGGAGAAAGAGGGTGCTCATATTCTCGATGTCAATGTCGATTTTGTCGGCCGCGACGGCGTTGCCGATATGCACGAGTTGGCGTTTCGGCTGGCGACGAACGTCAAGATCCCGATGATGTTCGACTCGACCGAGTGGGAAAAGATGGAAGCTGGCCTCGAACATGCGGGCGGTAAATCGATCCTCAACTCGACGAATTACGAGGACGGTGAGCCGCGTTTCTTAAAAGTCTTATCCCTCGCAAAAGAGTACGGAGCGAGCGTCGTTATCGGCCTGATAGACGAAGAAGGCATGGCACGAACTGCTGAGAAGAAACTCAAGATCGCGCGCCGCGCTTACGAACAAGCGACGGGAGGAGCGCGGACACTCTTGTCCGCAACGGGCGACGCTTCGTCGACCGTCCCCGCGTCAGCATCGACCTTGCCGGAGGAACCGGCGATGCAGACAAGAGTGTCCGCGCTCCCTCCGCACGATATTTTCTTTGACCCGTTGGCTCTGCCGATCTCGACTGGCATCGAGGAAGACCGCTCAAACGCTGCTGAAACTATCGCGGCGATCAAAGCGATCCGAGCCGAGATGGCCGACGCGAATATCATTCTTGGCGTATCGAACATCTCGTTCGGCTTGTCGCCCGCGGCACGCGTTGTTTTGAATTCAGTTTTCCTGCACGACTGCGTCGAAGCCGGAATGAACTCGGCGATCGTCAATGCATCGAAGATACTGCCGTTAATTCGTTTCAGCGAATTAGAGATAGAAACAGCGCGCGACCTGATCTATGATCGCCGGAAATTCGAAGGCGACGTTTGCACATACGATCCGCTGGTTGAGTTTACAAAGTTGTTCGAGGGCAAAACGGCGCAGTCGATAAAGCCGGACATCACAGATCTTCCTGTCGAGGAGCGACTTAAACACCACATCATCGACGGTGAGAAGATCGGCCTTGAGGATTCGTTAAAAGAGGCGCAGGAGAAATATCCGCCGCTCGACATCATCAACAACATTCTGCTTGACGGGATGAAGACGGTCGGCGATCTTTTTGGGAGCGGGCAGATGCAGCTTCCCTTTGTTCTGCAATCGGCAGAGGCCATGAAGGCGGCGGTGAAATTTCTCGAACCATTTATGGATCGAGTCGAGGGCGTCGAAAAAGGCACGCTCGTGCTCGCGACGGTCAAGGGCGACGTGCACGACATCGGCAAGAATCTCGTCGATATAATCCTCACAAATAACGGCTACAAGGTCGTAAACCTCGGCATCAAACAGCCGATCGATGACATCTTGCGCTCCGCCGAAGAAACAAAATGCGATGCGATCGGGATGAGTGGCCTGTTGGTCAAATCGACGCTGATCATGCGCGACAATCTTGAATTGATGAACGAGCGGTCGATCAATGTCCCGGTGATTCTCGGCGGCGCGGCTCTGAATCGGCGTTACGTTGATAACGATCTGATCCCTCTGTACAAGGGCAAGCTGTTTTATGCTCGTGATGCGTTTGACGGGCTGCACGCGATGGACGAGCTGACCCAGTCAGCACCACCTGCGGTAGTGGGTGGTTTATCGCGAGCTGTCGGCGCCGCTGCGAATGTTGAGGCTGACGTTCAACTGCCCGCTCCCGCAGGCGGTTCTGACTTGGAGGACTTGGTCGGCGAAGATGCAAAGCTCGGTGCGGTTGCGGCGAGAGTTTCTTCACGTTCGACAGGCGACACGACGCATACAACCCGTTCGGATGTTTCGGCCGAGGTTGCGATCCCAAAGGCTCCGTTCTACGGATCGAAAGTCGTCGAGATTAAGGATCTGACAAAGGTATTTGCGTTCGTCAACGAGACCGCGCTATTCAAAGGTCAGTGGCAGTTCAAACAGGGAAAGAAGACGCCCGACGAGTACAAACAAATTCTCGTAGAAACTGTTTATCCGAAATTCGCCGAGATCAAGGCGGCGGTGATCCGTGACAAGCTGCTCGAAGCAAAGGTAGTTTACGGATATTTTCCTTGCCGTTCAGAAGGCAATGATCTGATCATCTATCAGGAGGACGAGAAAACTGAGCGTCTTCGCTTTACTTTCCCACGACAACCGATAGAGCAGCGTGGCGGGAAAAATCTGTGTCTGGCTGATTATATTCGGAGTGCGGAGCACGAAGAGAACGTCGCCGGAGGAACCGGTGATGCGGACAAGAGTGTCCGCACTCCGATTGATGTCGTTGCTTTTCAATTGGTCACGATGGGACGCAAGGCAAGCGAACACTCGGCGAAACTATTCAAGGCCGACAATTATCAGGATTATCTCTTGTTTCACGGCCTTTCGGTCGAGTCGGCCGAGGCTCTCGCCGAACTTTGGCACAAGCGAATAAGAGAAGAACTTGGCATCGCCGACAAAGACGCAGCTGATCTGAGCAAATTATTTCACCAAGGCTATCAAGGTTCACGGTTTTCGTTCGGTTATCCTGCGTGCCCAAATATCGAAGACCAGACCAAGCTCTTTGAGTTGCTCCGGCCGGAGCGGATCGATGTCGGGCTGACCGACGTATTTATGCTGGAGCCGGAACAATCTACATCGGCCATCATCGTGCACCATCCTGAGGCGAAATACTTCAATATCCAATAG
- a CDS encoding DUF4286 family protein, producing the protein MKVTYEVTAVVPPKFVEAFEEYMRHRHIADVLATGYFESATFSRTDGKYRMKYVARSSESLDQYLANDTMRLRDDFYKHFPDGIELSREIWDVIEAFEHSD; encoded by the coding sequence ATGAAAGTTACGTATGAGGTCACCGCGGTCGTTCCGCCGAAATTCGTCGAGGCGTTCGAGGAATACATGCGTCACCGGCACATCGCCGACGTGCTCGCGACGGGTTACTTCGAATCCGCGACATTCTCACGCACCGATGGGAAATATCGAATGAAGTATGTAGCCCGCTCGAGCGAATCGCTCGATCAATACCTGGCGAATGATACAATGCGGCTGCGAGACGATTTTTACAAGCATTTTCCGGACGGGATCGAGCTTTCGCGTGAGATCTGGGATGTTATCGAGGCGTTCGAGCATTCGGATTGA